A single region of the Kocuria rosea genome encodes:
- a CDS encoding NlpC/P60 family protein, whose product MTRDLTSSNGIGSLFSGKARTVAAVAAFSGLALATTVSVQAAPAQDASTDAPLSAVAAATPAAAPTVSLEPVAHVQKAESDRKAEKKTEKKTEKVEKQKVETAVVAAPAVAAPAPKAAAAPAPVAARQPAVQAAPKPAAAPAPAPKAAPVAAPKPAVQAAPAPKPAAAPAPKPAVQAAPAAQRTVAPQSSASGKGATISSAAMGQLGVGQDCTALVTNALRAAGINHHGWPASYLSLGTQVSAGQAKPGDLVYYADGGMGAAHIAVYIGGGKAVHGGWNGGTTAISGVNVGSGPVFVRVR is encoded by the coding sequence ATGACCCGTGATCTGACCTCCTCGAACGGCATCGGCTCGCTCTTCTCCGGCAAGGCCCGCACCGTGGCCGCCGTGGCAGCCTTCTCCGGGCTGGCCCTCGCCACCACCGTCTCCGTGCAGGCCGCTCCGGCCCAGGACGCCTCCACCGACGCCCCGCTGTCCGCCGTGGCCGCGGCCACCCCCGCCGCGGCGCCCACCGTGTCCCTCGAGCCCGTCGCCCACGTGCAGAAGGCCGAGTCCGACCGGAAGGCCGAGAAGAAGACCGAGAAGAAGACCGAGAAGGTCGAGAAGCAGAAGGTCGAGACCGCGGTCGTCGCGGCTCCCGCCGTGGCCGCTCCGGCGCCGAAGGCCGCCGCCGCGCCCGCTCCGGTCGCCGCCCGGCAGCCGGCCGTGCAGGCGGCCCCGAAGCCCGCCGCCGCGCCCGCCCCGGCCCCGAAGGCCGCTCCGGTCGCCGCTCCGAAGCCGGCCGTGCAGGCGGCTCCGGCCCCGAAGCCCGCCGCCGCGCCCGCCCCGAAGCCGGCCGTGCAGGCGGCTCCGGCCGCCCAGCGCACCGTCGCCCCGCAGAGCTCGGCCTCCGGCAAGGGCGCGACCATCTCCTCCGCCGCCATGGGCCAGCTCGGTGTGGGCCAGGACTGCACCGCGCTCGTCACCAACGCGCTGCGCGCCGCCGGCATCAACCACCACGGCTGGCCGGCCTCCTACCTGAGCCTCGGCACGCAGGTCTCCGCTGGTCAGGCCAAGCCCGGCGACCTCGTCTACTACGCCGACGGCGGCATGGGCGCGGCCCACATCGCGGTCTACATCGGTGGCGGCAAGGCCGTCCACGGCGGCTGGAACGGTGGGACCACCGCCATCTCCGGCGTCAATGTGGGCTCCGGCCCCGTCTTCGTCCGCGTGCGCTGA
- a CDS encoding metal-dependent transcriptional regulator: MSDLIDTTEMYLRTVLELEEEGITPMRARIVERLDHSGPTVSQTVSRMERDGLLTVGQDRSLLLTPAGRERAVQVMRKHRLAERLLADVIGLDLAQVHDEACRWEHVMSEQVERRLVDLLHSPRYSPYGTPIPGLAALGVEESPAAAHPSLLDAARHDPDGSHTVALLPEVVQADADLLGVLSDVGVLTGAEVTARVDGQLVRIEVAATGRSAEIDLRTAAAIRVLAP; encoded by the coding sequence ATGAGCGACCTGATCGACACCACGGAGATGTACCTGCGGACCGTCCTCGAGCTCGAGGAGGAGGGGATCACGCCGATGCGGGCGCGGATCGTCGAGCGCCTCGACCACTCCGGGCCCACGGTCTCGCAGACGGTGTCCAGGATGGAGCGGGACGGGCTGCTGACGGTGGGCCAGGACCGGTCGCTGCTGCTCACCCCTGCCGGCCGTGAGCGTGCGGTGCAGGTGATGCGCAAGCACCGGCTGGCGGAGCGGCTGCTCGCCGACGTCATCGGCCTGGACCTCGCCCAGGTGCACGACGAGGCGTGCCGGTGGGAGCACGTGATGAGCGAGCAGGTCGAGCGGCGGCTCGTGGACCTGCTGCACAGCCCCCGGTACTCGCCGTACGGCACGCCGATCCCCGGTCTGGCCGCCCTCGGGGTCGAGGAGAGCCCCGCAGCGGCGCACCCCTCCCTGCTCGACGCCGCCCGCCACGACCCGGACGGATCGCACACCGTGGCGCTGCTGCCGGAGGTGGTCCAGGCGGACGCGGACCTCCTGGGCGTGCTGAGCGACGTGGGAGTGCTCACAGGGGCGGAGGTCACGGCCCGGGTGGACGGTCAGCTCGTGCGCATCGAGGTGGCGGCCACGGGGCGGTCCGCGGAGATCGACCTGCGCACCGCCGCGGCCATCCGCGTCCTCGCTCCCTGA
- a CDS encoding DUF3027 domain-containing protein has protein sequence MTEETVQDAPAEAVPPAPEQAAPVAAAPRRRRAPKQDPLLVADVATARAGVEQIAEPSQIGAGHRVTVEEDRLVVHHFECTLPGYRGWNWFASLARAPRSKAVTVCEVGLLPGEDALLAPEWVPWSARVSAEEKAQEEQDRAEDEAGETAAAGGPEGSGGAPDGEPASGDRAEDRPVPPQEGEEL, from the coding sequence GTGACCGAGGAGACCGTCCAGGACGCGCCCGCCGAGGCCGTGCCGCCGGCGCCCGAGCAGGCGGCACCGGTGGCAGCGGCGCCCCGTCGTCGCCGGGCCCCGAAGCAGGACCCCCTGCTCGTGGCCGACGTCGCCACGGCTCGCGCCGGGGTGGAGCAGATCGCGGAGCCCTCGCAGATCGGCGCCGGTCACCGGGTGACGGTGGAGGAGGACCGGCTGGTCGTCCACCACTTCGAGTGCACCCTGCCCGGGTACCGGGGCTGGAACTGGTTCGCGAGCCTGGCCCGCGCCCCGCGCAGCAAGGCGGTGACGGTCTGCGAGGTCGGTCTGCTGCCGGGGGAGGACGCCCTGCTGGCGCCCGAGTGGGTCCCGTGGTCCGCCCGCGTCAGCGCCGAGGAGAAGGCCCAGGAGGAGCAGGACCGGGCCGAGGACGAGGCCGGGGAGACCGCGGCGGCCGGCGGGCCCGAGGGCTCCGGCGGCGCCCCCGACGGCGAGCCGGCGTCCGGTGACCGGGCCGAGGACAGGCCGGTCCCGCCGCAGGAGGGCGAGGAGCTCTGA
- a CDS encoding MFS transporter yields MFRSFRFRNYRLWFLGALVSNIGTWMQRTAQSWLVFDELSDHDATAMGVVTALQFLPQLFLAPWAGVLADRLDRRRLLLWTQTAMAVLAAGLGALVLADAATLWHVYGFALALGVVSTLDAPVRQTFVSEMVDDAYLSNAVALNATSFNAARMIGPAVAGVLVASIGSGWVFLLNTLTFGAMLAAVLAIRADELRGMPRSGRGRGQIREGLAYVAGRPDIVAVLVTIFLIGTFGLNFAVFLAAMAGPEFGRGSETFGLLNSVLAVGTVAGALLSARRRSARLRYVYGGSAVFALSCLGAATAPTLPLFALWLVPCGLSSLTIMTTANAYVQSTTSPVMRGRVMSLYMAIFMGGTPIGAPVVGWITDALGARWGMGVAVAAGLGGALVGFVVWLRLRAERSAPENSG; encoded by the coding sequence ATGTTCCGGTCCTTCCGGTTCCGCAACTACCGGCTGTGGTTCCTGGGCGCGCTCGTGTCCAACATCGGCACGTGGATGCAGCGCACGGCCCAGTCGTGGCTGGTCTTCGACGAGCTCTCGGACCACGACGCCACCGCCATGGGCGTGGTGACGGCCCTGCAGTTCCTGCCCCAGCTCTTCCTCGCGCCCTGGGCCGGCGTGCTCGCGGACCGGCTCGACCGGCGGCGCCTGCTGCTCTGGACCCAGACGGCCATGGCGGTGCTGGCGGCCGGTCTGGGGGCGCTGGTCCTGGCCGACGCGGCCACCCTGTGGCACGTCTACGGCTTCGCCCTCGCCCTGGGCGTCGTCTCCACCCTCGACGCCCCCGTGCGCCAGACCTTCGTCTCGGAGATGGTCGACGACGCCTACCTCTCCAACGCCGTGGCCCTGAACGCGACCTCGTTCAACGCCGCGCGGATGATCGGGCCCGCCGTGGCCGGCGTGCTCGTGGCCTCCATCGGCTCGGGCTGGGTGTTCCTCCTCAACACGCTGACCTTCGGCGCGATGCTCGCCGCCGTCCTGGCGATCCGCGCCGACGAGCTGCGCGGGATGCCGCGCTCCGGCCGGGGGCGGGGCCAGATCCGGGAGGGGCTGGCCTATGTGGCCGGCCGCCCCGACATCGTGGCGGTGCTGGTCACCATCTTCCTCATCGGCACCTTCGGGCTGAACTTCGCGGTCTTCCTGGCCGCCATGGCCGGACCCGAGTTCGGCCGGGGCTCGGAGACCTTCGGGCTGCTCAACTCGGTGCTCGCGGTCGGCACGGTGGCCGGGGCCCTGCTCTCGGCCCGGCGCCGCAGCGCCCGGCTGCGCTACGTCTACGGGGGCAGCGCCGTCTTCGCCCTCAGCTGCCTGGGCGCGGCGACGGCGCCCACCCTGCCGCTGTTCGCGCTGTGGCTGGTCCCCTGCGGGCTGTCCTCCCTGACCATCATGACCACCGCCAACGCGTACGTGCAGTCCACCACCTCGCCGGTGATGCGCGGACGCGTCATGAGCCTCTACATGGCCATCTTCATGGGCGGCACCCCGATCGGGGCGCCGGTCGTCGGCTGGATCACCGACGCCCTCGGGGCGCGCTGGGGCATGGGGGTCGCCGTGGCGGCGGGACTCGGCGGGGCCCTGGTGGGCTTCGTCGTCTGGCTGCGGCTGCGCGCGGAGCGCTCCGCGCCCGAGAACTCCGGCTAG
- a CDS encoding helicase-associated domain-containing protein produces the protein MLPDGLLRDLASRSPAELGELLAARPDAARPGTEFLEDLAEALLSRAGLRRALDALSRPELDAVERAVLLGPPEDPAARLLAGPPWDRLHRLGLVHRDDDALRLVPGLAEALGRYPAGLGRPRPVLAALAARLRGGAPDAAGAAALPRTAEDLAQWSAPAREVLERFRSRPVGALPDALRRVDPAVDAGTRPVDWLLAHGVLLPVDSRHVELPREVGLLLRGPDPWAATSPEPPVGPALRVPDRLRDNAAAAAVEQLLRRTAALRAELRARPLTTLRAGGIGVRELRRLRSALGIEHPELVRLLGLGELAGLVRLDPDTSAWRPAPAPFEDAERAGQWRHMVRSWLASDVVPSAVGLPLADGTVVGVLTRGTHAPEAPVVRRALLAAHAELAERAPGGHGPEDVLALARWRRPRLARALDRWGPGMLTEAAELGLVGADALTEPGRALAEDRPEDAVRSVAGWLPAPSRTVLLQSDLTATATGHLAPDVARALDRLAEPEGHGPVPRHRFSERSLHRALDAGWTPPSILAWLEEHGRGPVPQALAYLVEEAGRGHGRIRITRADWVLTGEEELLEALAGSPDLAGRRLRRPAPGVLVVDAGEEAPGRRRGPAGREGGLRELAAAVRATGTEPALDVAPAEPAPQVPAADPTLLLEVPAPRLPVRSAEEIEDLVDRLTGRDRARRPPDDPAEDLTDDPTDSGGAATWDP, from the coding sequence GTGCTCCCGGACGGGCTGCTCCGGGATCTCGCGTCCCGCTCCCCCGCCGAGCTGGGCGAGCTGCTCGCCGCCCGGCCCGACGCCGCGCGCCCGGGCACGGAGTTCCTCGAGGACCTCGCCGAGGCCCTGCTGTCCCGGGCGGGGCTGCGCCGGGCCCTCGACGCCCTCTCCCGGCCCGAGCTGGACGCCGTCGAGCGCGCCGTGCTGCTGGGCCCGCCGGAGGATCCCGCCGCGCGGCTGCTGGCCGGCCCGCCCTGGGACCGGCTGCACCGTCTGGGCCTGGTCCACCGGGACGACGACGCGCTCCGGCTCGTGCCCGGCCTGGCGGAGGCCCTCGGCCGCTATCCGGCGGGCCTGGGCCGTCCGCGGCCGGTGCTCGCCGCCCTCGCCGCCCGGCTGCGCGGCGGGGCCCCGGACGCGGCGGGGGCCGCGGCCCTGCCGCGCACCGCCGAGGACCTCGCGCAGTGGTCCGCCCCCGCGCGGGAGGTCCTCGAGCGGTTCCGCTCCCGTCCCGTGGGCGCTCTGCCGGACGCCCTGCGCCGTGTCGACCCGGCCGTCGACGCCGGTACCCGGCCCGTCGACTGGCTCCTGGCCCACGGCGTCCTCCTCCCCGTGGACTCCCGCCACGTGGAGCTCCCGAGGGAGGTCGGGCTGCTCCTGCGCGGGCCCGACCCGTGGGCCGCGACCTCCCCGGAGCCGCCGGTCGGGCCGGCCCTCCGGGTGCCCGACCGGCTGCGGGACAACGCCGCCGCGGCGGCGGTCGAGCAGCTGCTGCGCCGGACCGCGGCCCTGCGCGCCGAGCTGCGGGCCCGCCCGCTGACCACCCTGCGGGCGGGCGGGATCGGCGTGCGCGAGCTGCGCCGGCTGCGCTCCGCCCTCGGGATCGAGCACCCCGAGCTCGTCCGGCTCCTCGGTCTGGGCGAACTGGCCGGGCTCGTGCGGCTGGACCCGGATACCTCGGCCTGGCGCCCCGCGCCGGCGCCCTTCGAGGACGCCGAGCGCGCCGGCCAGTGGCGGCACATGGTCCGGTCGTGGCTGGCCTCCGACGTCGTCCCCTCCGCGGTGGGCCTGCCCCTCGCGGACGGCACGGTCGTCGGCGTCCTCACCCGCGGCACGCACGCCCCGGAGGCCCCGGTGGTGCGCCGGGCGCTGCTCGCCGCCCACGCCGAGCTCGCCGAGCGGGCGCCGGGGGGCCACGGCCCCGAGGACGTGCTGGCGCTCGCCCGCTGGCGGCGCCCGCGGCTGGCCCGCGCCCTGGACCGGTGGGGCCCGGGGATGCTGACGGAGGCCGCCGAGCTCGGCCTGGTGGGCGCCGACGCCCTCACCGAGCCCGGCCGGGCGCTCGCGGAGGACCGGCCCGAGGACGCCGTCCGCTCCGTGGCCGGGTGGCTGCCCGCGCCCTCGCGGACGGTGCTGCTGCAGAGCGACCTCACGGCGACGGCCACGGGCCACCTCGCCCCGGACGTGGCGCGCGCCCTCGACCGGCTCGCGGAGCCGGAGGGCCACGGGCCCGTCCCGCGGCACCGCTTCAGCGAGCGCTCCCTGCACCGGGCGCTCGACGCCGGCTGGACCCCGCCCTCGATCCTGGCCTGGCTCGAGGAGCACGGCAGGGGCCCGGTGCCCCAGGCCCTGGCCTACCTGGTCGAGGAGGCCGGCCGGGGGCACGGGCGGATCCGGATCACCCGGGCGGACTGGGTGCTCACCGGCGAGGAGGAGCTGCTGGAGGCGCTCGCCGGCTCCCCGGACCTCGCGGGGCGGCGGCTGCGGCGGCCCGCCCCCGGCGTGCTCGTGGTCGACGCCGGGGAGGAGGCCCCCGGCCGGCGCCGGGGACCCGCCGGCCGGGAGGGCGGGCTCCGGGAGCTCGCGGCGGCCGTCCGGGCCACCGGCACGGAGCCGGCCCTCGACGTCGCCCCCGCGGAGCCCGCGCCGCAGGTCCCCGCCGCGGACCCGACCCTGCTGCTCGAGGTGCCCGCCCCGCGCCTGCCCGTCCGCTCCGCGGAGGAGATCGAGGACCTGGTGGACCGGCTCACCGGCCGGGACCGCGCGCGGCGCCCGCCGGACGACCCGGCCGAGGACCTGACCGACGACCCGACCGACAGCGGAGGAGCCGCCACATGGGACCCCTGA
- a CDS encoding C40 family peptidase: protein MSLFTLNAARHRAETTSHVVRNTTIAAAAGAAMIGSVAPAQAFAQAPVETGAAYSAPASASLAEYSSYTYQAPVAAQPAAPAYEAPAPAPQQTAATSSVTPQSTATTEIAPAAGGVVGTAMSAQGAGYVYGGTAYGAWDCSGFTQWVFAQNGIDLPRTTWSQFAAGTPTANPQPGDLVSQNGGAHVGIYIGGGKMISALNPTQGTQVHSVNAMQLDGYYTF from the coding sequence ATGTCGCTTTTCACGCTGAACGCTGCCCGCCACCGTGCCGAGACCACCTCGCACGTCGTGCGCAACACCACCATCGCCGCCGCCGCCGGCGCCGCGATGATCGGCTCCGTCGCCCCGGCCCAGGCCTTCGCCCAGGCCCCCGTCGAGACCGGCGCGGCCTACTCGGCCCCGGCCTCCGCCTCGCTGGCCGAGTACTCCTCGTACACCTACCAGGCCCCGGTCGCCGCGCAGCCCGCCGCTCCCGCCTACGAGGCCCCGGCCCCGGCCCCGCAGCAGACCGCCGCCACCTCGAGCGTCACCCCGCAGTCCACCGCCACCACCGAGATCGCCCCGGCCGCCGGCGGCGTCGTGGGCACCGCGATGTCCGCGCAGGGTGCGGGCTACGTCTACGGCGGCACCGCCTACGGCGCCTGGGACTGCTCCGGCTTCACCCAGTGGGTCTTCGCCCAGAACGGCATCGACCTGCCCCGGACCACCTGGTCCCAGTTCGCGGCGGGCACCCCCACCGCCAACCCGCAGCCCGGTGACCTCGTCTCGCAGAACGGCGGCGCCCACGTGGGCATCTACATCGGCGGCGGCAAGATGATCTCCGCCCTCAACCCGACCCAGGGCACCCAGGTCCACTCCGTCAACGCCATGCAGCTGGACGGCTACTACACCTTCTGA
- the serC gene encoding phosphoserine transaminase codes for MPAHVTIPQHLLPADGRFGAGPSKIRPAQVEAVSRAGAGLLGTSHRQAPVQELVGSVREGLAQFLGLPSGHEVLLGLGGATAFWDAAAFGLVERRAQHLVFGEFGAKFAQATDGAPFLEPSSIVESAPGTRPEARAEEGVDVYAWPQNETSTGVAAPVHRPSGIADDALVLVDATSAAGGMAAEVAAADVYYFSPQKNFGSDGGLWLGAFSSAAIERIERIGASGRWIPDFLRLTTALENSRKNQTYNTPALATLVMLDEQVRWLNDQGGMTWAAARTKASSDLVYGWAEASSFASPFVARPEDRSTVITTVDFDAAVDASAVAAVLRAHGVVDVEPYRKLGRNQLRIATFVSIEPEDVARLLACVDHVVGQLRGGAGR; via the coding sequence TTGCCCGCACACGTCACCATCCCCCAGCACCTGCTGCCCGCCGACGGCCGCTTCGGCGCCGGCCCCTCCAAGATCCGCCCGGCACAGGTCGAGGCCGTGTCGCGCGCCGGGGCCGGCCTGCTCGGCACCTCCCACCGCCAGGCGCCGGTGCAGGAGCTCGTGGGCTCGGTGCGGGAGGGCCTCGCGCAGTTCCTCGGCCTGCCCTCCGGCCACGAGGTGCTCCTGGGCCTGGGCGGGGCCACCGCGTTCTGGGACGCCGCCGCGTTCGGGCTGGTCGAGCGGAGGGCCCAGCACCTGGTGTTCGGGGAGTTCGGCGCGAAGTTCGCCCAGGCCACCGACGGCGCCCCGTTCCTGGAGCCCTCCTCGATCGTGGAGTCCGCCCCCGGCACCCGCCCGGAGGCCCGGGCGGAGGAGGGCGTGGACGTCTACGCGTGGCCCCAGAACGAGACCTCCACCGGTGTCGCCGCGCCCGTGCACCGGCCCTCCGGGATCGCGGACGACGCGCTGGTGCTGGTGGACGCGACCTCGGCCGCCGGGGGGATGGCCGCGGAGGTGGCCGCGGCGGACGTCTACTACTTCTCCCCGCAGAAGAACTTCGGCTCGGACGGCGGACTGTGGCTGGGCGCGTTCTCCTCCGCGGCGATCGAGCGGATCGAGCGGATCGGCGCCTCCGGGCGGTGGATCCCCGACTTCCTGCGGCTGACCACGGCGCTGGAGAACTCCCGGAAGAACCAGACCTACAACACCCCGGCCCTGGCCACGCTGGTGATGCTCGACGAGCAGGTCCGCTGGCTCAACGACCAGGGCGGCATGACCTGGGCCGCGGCCCGCACGAAGGCCTCCTCGGACCTGGTCTACGGGTGGGCCGAGGCCTCGTCCTTCGCGTCCCCGTTCGTGGCACGCCCCGAGGACCGCTCCACCGTGATCACCACCGTGGACTTCGACGCCGCCGTGGACGCGTCCGCCGTCGCGGCGGTCCTGCGCGCCCACGGCGTGGTCGACGTCGAGCCCTACCGCAAGCTGGGGCGCAACCAGCTTCGGATCGCCACGTTCGTCTCCATCGAGCCCGAGGACGTCGCCCGGCTGCTGGCCTGCGTGGACCACGTCGTCGGGCAGCTCCGCGGAGGAGCCGGGCGCTAG
- a CDS encoding response regulator transcription factor — MGGVKNDNPEAKLLVVDDEPNILELLATSLRFAGFEVVTAANGRDALAKAESENPDLAVLDVMLPDVDGFTVTRKLRASGQHFPILFLTAKDETEDKVTGLTVGGDDYVTKPFSLDEVVARIRAVLRRTQPAEEDDSRLRVDDLVLDDDAHEVFRGEREIDLSPTEFKLLRYLMLNPNRVLSKAQILDHVWEYDFNGDASIVESYISYLRRKIDNDPELPPLIHTKRGVGYLLRSQHKNH; from the coding sequence ATGGGCGGCGTGAAGAACGACAACCCCGAAGCGAAACTGCTCGTCGTCGACGACGAGCCCAACATCCTCGAGCTGCTGGCCACGTCCCTGCGCTTCGCCGGCTTCGAGGTGGTCACCGCCGCCAACGGCCGTGACGCCCTGGCCAAGGCGGAATCCGAGAACCCGGACCTCGCGGTGCTCGACGTCATGCTCCCGGACGTGGACGGCTTCACCGTGACCCGCAAGCTGCGCGCGTCCGGGCAGCACTTCCCCATCCTCTTCCTCACGGCGAAGGACGAGACCGAGGACAAGGTCACCGGTCTGACCGTGGGCGGCGACGACTACGTCACCAAGCCCTTCAGCCTCGACGAGGTCGTCGCCCGCATCCGCGCGGTCCTGCGCCGCACGCAGCCCGCCGAGGAGGACGACTCCCGGCTGCGCGTGGACGACCTGGTCCTCGACGACGACGCGCACGAGGTGTTCCGGGGCGAGCGGGAGATCGACCTGTCCCCCACCGAGTTCAAGCTGCTGCGCTACCTCATGCTCAACCCGAACCGGGTGCTGTCCAAGGCGCAGATCCTCGACCACGTGTGGGAGTACGACTTCAACGGGGACGCCTCGATCGTGGAGTCCTACATCTCCTACCTGCGCCGGAAGATCGACAACGACCCCGAGCTGCCCCCGCTGATCCACACCAAGCGCGGCGTCGGCTACCTCCTGCGCTCCCAGCACAAGAACCACTGA
- a CDS encoding DNA repair helicase XPB, with product MGPLIVQSDRTVLLELDHEDADDARRELAAFAELERAPEHVHTYRITPLGLWNARAAGLDAEQVLDVLLTRSRFPVPHALLLDIDETMSRYGRLVLEQDAVHGLVLRCHDAPVLEEIARHRKIAPLLGPRIDGSTTVVHASARGQLKQLLLTVGWPAEDRAGYVDGTPHPVALTETDPVTGEAWALRPYQRHAVENFWAGGSGVVVLPCGAGKTLVGAGVMAASSTTTLVLVTSTVSARQWKAELLRRTTLTEDEIGEYSGAVKEVRPVTIATYQVLTARRGGIHPHLELLDGHDWGLIVYDEVHLLPAPVFRMTADLQARRRLGLTATLVREDHREGEVFSLIGPKRYDAPWREIEAQGHIAPADCVEVRVELPLADRMAYASAEDADRHRLASSSAHKLDVVARLVARHRGEPVLVIGQFLDQLDELGALLDAPVLNGSTGTARREKLFAAFRAGELPVLVVSKVANFSVDLPEASVAVQVSGAFGSRQEEAQRLGRLLRPKHDGRPATFYTVVARDTVDADYAARRRRFLAEQGYAYRIVDAAVVEAPGELPEDR from the coding sequence ATGGGACCCCTGATCGTCCAGAGCGACCGGACCGTGCTGCTCGAGCTCGACCACGAGGACGCCGACGACGCCCGGCGGGAGCTCGCGGCCTTCGCGGAGCTCGAGCGCGCCCCGGAGCACGTGCACACCTACCGCATCACCCCGCTGGGCCTGTGGAACGCCCGGGCCGCCGGGCTGGACGCCGAGCAGGTGCTCGACGTCCTCCTCACCCGCTCCCGCTTCCCGGTCCCCCACGCCCTGCTCCTGGACATCGACGAGACGATGTCCCGCTACGGCCGCCTGGTGCTCGAGCAGGACGCGGTGCACGGGCTCGTGCTGCGCTGCCACGACGCCCCCGTCCTGGAGGAGATCGCCCGGCACCGGAAGATCGCCCCGCTGCTCGGTCCCCGCATCGACGGCTCCACCACGGTGGTGCACGCGAGCGCCCGCGGCCAACTCAAGCAGCTGCTGCTCACCGTGGGGTGGCCGGCGGAGGACCGGGCCGGCTACGTGGACGGCACGCCCCACCCCGTCGCCCTGACGGAGACGGACCCCGTGACGGGCGAGGCCTGGGCCCTGCGCCCCTACCAGCGCCACGCGGTGGAGAACTTCTGGGCGGGCGGCAGCGGCGTCGTCGTCCTGCCGTGCGGCGCCGGCAAGACGCTGGTGGGCGCCGGGGTGATGGCCGCGAGCTCGACGACGACGCTCGTCCTGGTCACGAGCACGGTCTCGGCGCGGCAGTGGAAGGCCGAGCTGCTGCGCCGGACCACCCTGACGGAGGACGAGATCGGCGAGTACTCCGGGGCCGTCAAGGAGGTCCGCCCGGTGACGATCGCCACCTACCAGGTGCTGACGGCGCGCCGCGGCGGGATCCACCCGCACCTGGAGCTGCTCGACGGGCACGACTGGGGGCTGATCGTCTACGACGAGGTGCACCTGCTGCCCGCCCCCGTGTTCCGGATGACCGCCGATCTGCAGGCGCGGCGCCGGCTGGGCCTGACGGCCACCCTGGTGCGCGAGGACCACCGCGAGGGCGAGGTGTTCTCCCTCATCGGCCCGAAGCGCTACGACGCGCCGTGGCGGGAGATCGAGGCCCAGGGCCACATCGCCCCCGCCGACTGCGTCGAGGTCCGGGTGGAGCTGCCCCTCGCGGACCGGATGGCCTACGCCTCCGCGGAGGACGCCGACCGGCACCGCCTCGCCTCGTCCTCCGCGCACAAGCTCGACGTCGTGGCCCGGCTCGTGGCCCGCCACCGCGGGGAGCCGGTGCTCGTGATCGGGCAGTTCCTGGACCAGCTCGACGAGCTGGGCGCGCTGCTGGACGCTCCGGTGCTCAACGGCAGCACCGGCACGGCCCGGCGGGAGAAGCTCTTCGCCGCGTTCCGGGCCGGGGAGCTGCCGGTGCTCGTGGTCTCCAAGGTCGCGAACTTCTCGGTGGACCTGCCGGAGGCCTCGGTCGCGGTGCAGGTCTCGGGGGCCTTCGGCTCGCGCCAGGAGGAGGCGCAGCGCCTGGGCCGGCTGCTGCGGCCCAAGCACGACGGCCGCCCGGCGACCTTCTACACCGTGGTGGCCCGCGACACCGTGGACGCCGACTACGCGGCCCGGCGCCGCCGCTTCCTCGCGGAGCAGGGCTACGCCTACCGGATCGTCGACGCCGCCGTCGTCGAGGCCCCCGGCGAACTCCCCGAGGACCGGTGA
- a CDS encoding cold-shock protein, with product MPTGKVKWFDAKKGFGFLAADDGQEVFLPSSALPSGATTVKPGTRMEFGVAQGRRGAQALSVRILDRTPSVAKNVRKPADEMAVITEDLIKLLDEMSNGLHRGRYPDSAHGKKIAAILRTVADNLDV from the coding sequence GTGCCCACCGGCAAGGTCAAGTGGTTCGATGCGAAGAAGGGCTTCGGCTTCCTGGCGGCCGACGACGGCCAGGAAGTGTTCCTGCCCTCCTCGGCGCTGCCCTCCGGTGCCACCACGGTGAAGCCGGGCACGCGGATGGAGTTCGGGGTGGCCCAGGGGCGGCGCGGCGCGCAGGCGCTCTCCGTCCGGATCCTCGACCGGACCCCGTCGGTCGCGAAGAACGTCCGCAAGCCCGCCGACGAGATGGCGGTCATCACGGAGGACCTCATCAAGCTCCTGGACGAGATGTCCAACGGGCTGCACCGGGGCCGCTACCCCGACTCAGCGCACGGGAAGAAGATCGCGGCCATCCTGCGCACGGTGGCCGACAACCTGGACGTCTGA